A single genomic interval of Brevibacillus brevis harbors:
- the ispD gene encoding 2-C-methyl-D-erythritol 4-phosphate cytidylyltransferase: protein MSTGVVIVAAGSGKRMGGQRNKLWLPLAGEPILAHTVRLFATHPDIDEVVLVVSEADHAEVMTWLSAEKLAVVVTLGGAERQDSVRNGLASLSANCDYVLVHDAARPFVTRKQISDMIKQVQQDQATIMAVPVKDTIKVVGANGLVESTPARESLWAVQTPQAFRMSLLREAHQAVEAAGKLGTDDAMLVEWLGHPVSIMHGSYENIKITTPDDLWFGEEILRKRKGE from the coding sequence GTGAGTACGGGTGTCGTGATCGTTGCAGCCGGTTCGGGTAAACGAATGGGTGGACAACGAAACAAGTTGTGGTTACCGCTTGCGGGCGAGCCGATCTTGGCTCATACGGTACGTCTTTTTGCTACTCATCCCGACATTGATGAAGTTGTGCTAGTGGTGAGTGAAGCAGACCACGCAGAAGTAATGACCTGGCTCTCGGCTGAAAAGCTGGCGGTTGTGGTTACACTGGGTGGAGCAGAGCGACAAGACAGTGTGAGAAATGGCTTGGCTTCACTATCCGCAAATTGCGATTACGTGCTGGTTCACGATGCTGCTCGTCCTTTCGTCACTCGCAAACAGATCAGTGACATGATCAAACAGGTGCAACAAGATCAGGCAACGATCATGGCGGTACCTGTCAAAGATACGATTAAAGTGGTGGGGGCAAATGGACTTGTAGAGTCAACCCCGGCACGGGAAAGCTTGTGGGCGGTTCAAACCCCACAAGCTTTTCGTATGTCTTTATTGCGAGAGGCACATCAGGCAGTAGAGGCAGCGGGGAAGCTGGGTACGGATGATGCAATGCTGGTTGAGTGGCTGGGTCATCCGGTATCGATTATGCACGGAAGCTATGAGAACATTAAGATTACGACGCCAGACGATCTGTGGTTTGGTGAAGAGATATTGCGGAAACGAAAGGGAGAGTAG
- the ispF gene encoding 2-C-methyl-D-erythritol 2,4-cyclodiphosphate synthase has translation MRIGQGFDVHQLVEGRPCIIGGVTIPYEKGLLGHSDADVLLHAISDAILGAIGEGDIGRHFPDTDPAFKDADSVKLLEHVWKLVRERGYRLGNVDATIIAQAPKMAPYIPQMCEVIARVLEADDLSQVNVKATTSEKLGFTGRGEGIAAQAVCLLVK, from the coding sequence ATGCGTATTGGACAAGGTTTTGACGTGCATCAATTAGTAGAGGGGCGTCCATGCATTATCGGAGGCGTCACCATCCCGTATGAAAAAGGCTTGCTAGGACATTCTGACGCAGATGTTCTCCTTCATGCGATTAGTGACGCGATTCTTGGAGCGATTGGTGAAGGGGATATTGGCCGTCATTTCCCTGATACAGACCCGGCTTTTAAGGATGCGGATAGCGTAAAGCTGCTGGAGCATGTTTGGAAGTTGGTTCGGGAGCGCGGCTATCGTTTAGGAAACGTGGATGCAACGATCATTGCCCAAGCGCCGAAGATGGCGCCGTACATCCCGCAAATGTGTGAAGTCATTGCACGCGTGCTGGAGGCAGACGATCTCTCGCAAGTGAATGTGAAGGCGACGACATCCGAGAAACTTGGTTTTACAGGCAGAGGGGAAGGAATCGCTGCACAGGCAGTATGCTTGCTTGTCAAGTAG
- the gltX gene encoding glutamate--tRNA ligase: protein MAKEIRTRYAPSPTGHLHIGGARTALFNYLFAKHHGGSFIVRIEDTDQTRNKENADEEQMKNLKWLGVTWEEGTDVGGPYGPYRQTERLDIYRKYIDQLLAEGKAYYCYATKEELDAEREEQLARGETPRILEKHRHVTDEQRAQYEAEGRVPSIHFLVQDDREYVVNDLIRGQVTFNSNEMGDFVICRPDGIPTYNFAVVVDDYLMKISHVIRGEEHLSNTPRQLMIYEAFGWEAPDFAHLALILNQDGKKMSKRDESILQFIEQYRDLGFLPEAIVNFLVLLGWSPGGEEEIFLMEDLIKLFSMDRVNKSPAVFDATKMNWMNNFYLKRQPLDMITDMCIPHLQKAGFIEESLSAEKREWVRSIVGLYQEQMSYCAQIVPLAALFFLDEVVYDEEATLVLKEPQLPEVLASFVKHLSAQDAYNVDVIKAVLKDVQKETGHKGKALFMPVRVGATGQAHGRDLAETLYLLGRDKVIARAQQVIANGQ, encoded by the coding sequence ATGGCGAAAGAAATTCGCACTCGTTATGCGCCGAGTCCTACGGGGCATTTACACATCGGCGGTGCGCGAACAGCGCTCTTCAATTATCTTTTTGCGAAACATCACGGTGGTTCGTTCATCGTTCGGATTGAAGATACGGACCAAACCCGCAATAAGGAAAATGCGGACGAAGAGCAAATGAAAAACCTGAAATGGCTCGGCGTAACATGGGAAGAAGGTACAGACGTTGGTGGACCATATGGACCGTACCGTCAAACAGAACGCTTGGACATTTATCGGAAATATATCGATCAACTGCTGGCAGAAGGCAAAGCGTACTACTGCTACGCGACAAAAGAAGAGCTGGATGCAGAGCGTGAAGAACAGCTCGCTCGTGGAGAAACACCACGTATTTTGGAAAAGCACCGCCATGTAACGGACGAGCAACGTGCTCAGTACGAAGCAGAAGGTCGAGTGCCATCCATTCACTTTCTCGTTCAGGATGATCGCGAGTATGTCGTGAACGACCTGATTCGTGGCCAGGTAACATTTAACTCCAATGAGATGGGCGATTTCGTTATTTGCCGTCCGGATGGCATTCCTACATACAACTTCGCCGTTGTAGTGGACGACTATTTGATGAAAATTAGCCACGTCATTCGTGGAGAAGAGCATCTGTCCAACACGCCTCGTCAATTGATGATTTATGAAGCGTTTGGCTGGGAAGCGCCTGACTTTGCTCACTTGGCACTGATCCTCAACCAAGATGGCAAAAAGATGTCCAAGCGTGACGAGAGCATTCTTCAGTTCATTGAGCAGTACCGTGATCTCGGCTTCTTGCCAGAAGCAATCGTGAACTTCCTTGTTCTTTTGGGATGGTCTCCGGGTGGCGAAGAAGAGATTTTCTTGATGGAGGATCTGATCAAGCTGTTCTCAATGGACCGCGTGAACAAATCGCCAGCTGTGTTTGATGCAACGAAGATGAACTGGATGAACAACTTCTATTTGAAGCGTCAACCGCTCGATATGATTACAGACATGTGTATCCCGCATCTGCAAAAAGCTGGCTTCATCGAAGAGAGTTTGTCTGCTGAGAAGCGCGAATGGGTTCGCAGTATCGTAGGCCTGTATCAAGAGCAAATGTCCTACTGTGCGCAAATCGTTCCGTTGGCAGCTCTTTTCTTCCTCGACGAAGTGGTGTACGATGAAGAAGCAACTCTGGTGCTGAAAGAACCGCAATTGCCGGAAGTACTGGCTTCCTTTGTGAAACACCTTTCTGCCCAGGATGCATATAATGTGGATGTTATTAAAGCGGTACTCAAAGACGTGCAAAAGGAAACGGGTCACAAAGGCAAGGCATTGTTCATGCCGGTCCGCGTAGGAGCAACTGGTCAGGCGCATGGTCGTGATCTGGCAGAGACGTTGTATCTGCTTGGACGTGACAAGGTGATTGCACGTGCACAGCAAGTAATTGCAAACGGTCAGTAA
- the cysE gene encoding serine O-acetyltransferase: MLAQMRDDIHAVFERDPAARSTLEVVMTYSGLHAIWGHRIAHRLWKAELCTLARIVSQLSRFFTGIEIHPGATIGRGLFIDHGMGVVIGETCEIGDNVTIYQGVTLGGTGKEKGKRHPTIGNDVIIATGAKVLGSFKIGDNSKIGAGAVVLQEVPPNSTVVGIKGRIVIQDGKRVKNDLDHVNMPDPVADTIRLMQKEIDQLRKELELLREDKQNDGHSAD; this comes from the coding sequence ATGTTAGCACAGATGAGAGATGACATTCATGCTGTTTTTGAACGAGACCCGGCTGCGCGAAGTACGCTGGAAGTCGTTATGACCTATTCCGGTTTGCACGCGATATGGGGGCACCGGATTGCCCACAGGCTCTGGAAGGCTGAGCTGTGTACACTCGCCCGAATTGTCTCTCAACTGTCCCGTTTTTTCACGGGAATTGAGATTCACCCGGGCGCAACAATTGGCCGCGGCCTGTTCATTGACCATGGCATGGGTGTTGTGATCGGAGAGACGTGCGAAATCGGAGACAATGTAACGATTTATCAAGGGGTTACACTCGGGGGAACGGGGAAAGAAAAAGGAAAGCGTCACCCTACGATCGGCAACGACGTCATTATTGCGACGGGAGCAAAGGTGTTGGGCTCCTTCAAAATTGGCGATAATTCAAAGATAGGGGCTGGTGCCGTTGTCTTGCAGGAGGTACCGCCTAACTCGACCGTAGTAGGAATCAAGGGACGCATCGTCATCCAGGATGGCAAGCGGGTCAAAAATGATCTGGACCATGTAAATATGCCAGACCCGGTAGCGGATACGATTCGTTTGATGCAAAAGGAAATTGATCAATTACGCAAAGAATTGGAGCTTTTGAGGGAGGATAAACAGAACGATGGGCATTCAGCTGACTAA
- the cysS gene encoding cysteine--tRNA ligase: MGIQLTNTMTRRKEPFHTLEPGKVKMYVCGPTVYNYIHIGNARPAIVFDTLRRYLKYRGYEVTFVQNITDVDDKLIRVANQEGVTVKEVADRYTDAYNADLKSLNVSPPDIQPRVMQTIPEIIEFVQGLIEKGFAYESEGDVYFRTGRFQEYGKLSHQPLDDLQAGARVEINEKKEHPLDFVLWKAAKTGEVTWDSPWGEGRPGWHIECSAMALKFLGEEIDIHAGGTDLVFPHHENEIAQSECFTGKVFARYWLHNGMLNIDNEKMSKSLGNFLLARDLSEKFGGQLIRFFMLQGHYRNPINFSEELIEQAANGLDRIKTAYTNLSHRLDTVRAEEPNDQAQEQARIIGELRERFVAEMDDDINTANAITVIFDVVKEANLYLRYQNVGEAEVRAYMDLLVELTEVLGLEIAEEQELLDSEIDALIEERTEARKARNFARSDEIRDLLAAKGIVLEDTPQGVRWRRK; the protein is encoded by the coding sequence ATGGGCATTCAGCTGACTAACACGATGACGCGGCGAAAGGAACCGTTTCACACATTGGAGCCAGGAAAGGTAAAAATGTACGTGTGCGGCCCGACCGTGTACAACTACATCCACATTGGAAATGCGCGCCCTGCCATTGTATTTGATACACTGCGCCGTTACTTGAAATATCGTGGCTACGAAGTGACATTCGTGCAAAATATTACGGATGTAGATGACAAACTGATTCGTGTAGCGAATCAGGAAGGGGTCACTGTCAAAGAAGTGGCGGATCGATACACAGATGCGTACAATGCTGATCTGAAATCACTGAACGTATCTCCACCTGATATTCAACCACGTGTGATGCAAACAATTCCGGAAATCATTGAATTCGTGCAAGGGCTGATTGAAAAAGGCTTTGCCTACGAGAGTGAAGGTGACGTCTATTTCCGCACAGGACGTTTTCAGGAATACGGAAAGCTATCGCATCAGCCGTTGGATGATTTGCAGGCAGGTGCTCGTGTAGAAATCAACGAGAAAAAGGAACATCCCCTGGACTTCGTACTTTGGAAAGCGGCAAAGACCGGAGAAGTTACCTGGGACAGTCCGTGGGGTGAAGGAAGACCGGGATGGCATATTGAGTGCTCGGCAATGGCCCTGAAGTTTTTGGGTGAGGAAATCGATATCCATGCGGGCGGAACAGACCTTGTGTTCCCGCACCACGAGAACGAAATTGCCCAATCGGAGTGCTTTACGGGTAAAGTTTTTGCTCGTTATTGGCTACACAACGGCATGCTCAATATCGATAACGAAAAAATGTCCAAATCCCTTGGGAACTTCTTGCTTGCACGCGATCTTTCAGAGAAATTCGGCGGTCAATTAATTCGCTTCTTTATGCTTCAGGGGCACTATCGCAACCCGATCAATTTTAGCGAAGAGTTGATCGAACAGGCGGCCAATGGTTTGGATAGAATCAAGACTGCGTATACGAATCTGTCCCATCGTCTGGATACCGTGCGCGCAGAAGAGCCGAATGATCAGGCACAGGAGCAGGCGCGAATCATTGGGGAGCTTCGCGAGCGTTTCGTTGCTGAGATGGATGATGATATCAATACAGCGAATGCCATAACCGTTATTTTTGACGTCGTGAAGGAAGCCAACCTGTACTTGCGTTATCAAAATGTAGGCGAAGCCGAAGTTCGTGCATACATGGATTTGTTGGTGGAGTTGACGGAGGTTCTTGGTCTTGAAATTGCTGAAGAGCAGGAGCTGTTGGATAGTGAGATTGATGCGTTGATCGAAGAGCGCACAGAAGCTCGCAAAGCAAGAAACTTTGCCCGTTCTGACGAAATCCGCGATCTGCTCGCAGCAAAAGGAATCGTGCTGGAGGACACGCCACAAGGTGTTCGCTGGCGTCGAAAATAA
- a CDS encoding Mini-ribonuclease 3, whose product MQKEELTRDPNLTNPLVLAFLGDATYSHCVRYHLIAKGLVKPNQLHKAANRYVSAKAQANVLLTLMPTLPEEELNVVKRGRNAKSGSSAKNADIIDYRHATAFEALIGYLYLSGKEERIAEIVQQAFAIVEGES is encoded by the coding sequence ATGCAAAAAGAAGAACTAACCCGAGATCCTAATCTGACAAATCCACTCGTGCTTGCCTTCCTCGGAGATGCTACCTATTCGCATTGTGTGAGGTATCATTTGATCGCCAAGGGGCTGGTTAAACCAAACCAGCTCCACAAGGCGGCCAACCGCTATGTTTCAGCGAAAGCACAGGCCAATGTGTTGTTAACGTTAATGCCCACATTGCCGGAGGAAGAATTGAATGTAGTGAAGCGGGGGCGGAATGCCAAATCCGGCTCCAGTGCCAAAAACGCCGATATTATCGACTACCGTCATGCAACGGCTTTTGAAGCATTGATCGGGTACTTGTATTTGAGTGGAAAAGAAGAGCGGATCGCTGAAATTGTGCAGCAGGCTTTTGCCATAGTGGAAGGAGAATCATGA
- the rlmB gene encoding 23S rRNA (guanosine(2251)-2'-O)-methyltransferase RlmB — MSEEWILGKNPVIEALRSGRTINKIWIAEGTNKNLMGPVFALAKEQGVIVTTANRKKLDQLVSSDNHQGVVASVAAYDYVEVDGILKRAEEKNEAPFILLLDELEDPHNLGSIMRTADAVGAHGVIIPKRRSVSLTATVAKASAGAINYVPVARVTNLVRTMEELKERGVWIAGTDASAKQDFRQGDYTMPLAIVIGSEGKGMSRLVRENCDFLYSLPMAGNVTSLNASVAAALLMYEVYRSRSPIPTRVK; from the coding sequence ATGAGTGAAGAGTGGATTCTGGGGAAAAACCCCGTCATCGAGGCTTTGCGATCAGGCCGTACGATCAATAAGATTTGGATTGCAGAGGGAACGAATAAAAATCTGATGGGACCTGTCTTTGCCTTGGCGAAAGAACAGGGTGTCATTGTCACGACAGCCAACCGCAAAAAGCTGGATCAGCTCGTGTCGTCGGACAACCATCAGGGTGTTGTGGCTTCTGTTGCTGCTTATGATTACGTAGAAGTAGACGGTATTTTGAAGCGGGCAGAGGAAAAAAACGAGGCGCCGTTCATTTTGCTGTTGGACGAGCTGGAAGATCCGCATAACCTCGGTTCCATCATGCGGACAGCCGATGCAGTCGGTGCTCATGGTGTCATCATCCCAAAACGACGTTCTGTCAGTCTTACGGCAACAGTGGCAAAAGCTTCGGCAGGGGCGATCAACTACGTGCCAGTAGCGCGAGTGACGAATTTGGTTCGTACCATGGAAGAGCTCAAAGAACGCGGTGTTTGGATTGCAGGAACAGATGCGAGTGCCAAGCAAGATTTCCGCCAGGGTGATTATACGATGCCGCTCGCAATTGTCATTGGCAGCGAAGGAAAAGGCATGAGTCGCCTCGTGCGGGAAAACTGTGATTTTCTGTATAGCCTTCCGATGGCGGGCAATGTTACCTCACTCAACGCTTCTGTAGCAGCTGCCTTGTTGATGTATGAAGTATATCGCTCCAGGAGTCCAATTCCGACGCGGGTGAAATGA
- a CDS encoding NYN domain-containing protein, whose amino-acid sequence MAKRKAKQLLIVDGYNIIGAWPDLRLLKDQERMDEARDQLIAKMAEYQSYTGVKVIIVFDAYNVPGIGRQMEDFQVDVYFTKKKETADEKIEQLVSQFHNKNRQIYVATSDYTSQRVIFGQGALRKSARELLLDMENAGKEIKKQVEKTQEDRFSTRITLNDEIAKIFEKWRRE is encoded by the coding sequence ATGGCGAAACGAAAAGCCAAGCAGCTGTTGATCGTTGATGGATACAATATCATCGGCGCCTGGCCCGATCTGCGCCTGCTGAAGGATCAAGAGCGGATGGACGAGGCGCGTGATCAATTAATCGCAAAAATGGCAGAATACCAGAGCTACACTGGTGTGAAGGTCATCATTGTCTTTGATGCGTACAACGTTCCTGGCATTGGCCGTCAAATGGAGGACTTCCAGGTCGACGTTTATTTCACGAAGAAGAAGGAGACAGCAGACGAGAAAATTGAGCAGCTAGTCTCCCAATTTCACAATAAAAATCGACAAATTTATGTGGCAACTTCTGACTATACCTCTCAACGTGTCATATTTGGGCAGGGAGCTTTGCGCAAATCAGCGCGGGAGTTGTTGCTCGATATGGAAAATGCGGGCAAGGAAATCAAGAAACAAGTCGAAAAAACGCAAGAAGACCGTTTCTCCACGCGGATTACGCTGAATGATGAAATAGCGAAAATATTCGAAAAATGGAGAAGGGAATAA
- the sigH gene encoding RNA polymerase sporulation sigma factor SigH, whose amino-acid sequence MSVDLKELKHAQYELMTDEEVVDLVRDNDAEALEYLINKYKNFVRAKARSYFLIGADREDIVQEGMIGLYKSIRDFRGDKLTSFKAFAELCITRQIITAIKTATRQKHIPLNSYVSLDKPIYDEDSDRTLLDVISGTKVTDPEELFINREEFDDIEGKMSEILSDLERQVLMLYLDGRSYQQIAVELKRHVKSIDNALQRVKRKLERYLEGREIHL is encoded by the coding sequence GTGAGTGTTGACCTCAAGGAGTTAAAACATGCCCAATATGAACTAATGACCGACGAAGAAGTAGTCGACCTGGTTCGCGATAATGACGCCGAAGCTTTGGAGTATTTGATCAACAAATACAAGAACTTCGTTCGTGCCAAAGCGAGATCCTATTTTCTTATTGGGGCTGACCGCGAAGACATCGTGCAGGAAGGGATGATCGGACTGTACAAGTCTATTCGCGACTTCCGAGGAGACAAGCTCACGTCGTTCAAGGCATTTGCCGAGCTGTGTATTACCCGTCAGATCATTACCGCGATCAAGACAGCGACACGCCAAAAGCACATCCCGCTCAATTCTTACGTCTCATTGGACAAGCCTATATACGATGAAGATTCTGACCGTACACTACTCGATGTGATCTCGGGAACCAAGGTGACCGATCCGGAGGAATTGTTTATCAATCGGGAAGAATTCGATGACATTGAGGGCAAGATGAGCGAAATCTTGAGTGACTTGGAACGCCAGGTTCTCATGCTTTACTTGGACGGACGATCCTATCAGCAGATTGCTGTTGAATTGAAGCGTCATGTCAAGTCTATTGATAATGCATTGCAGCGAGTAAAGCGCAAGCTAGAGCGCTATTTGGAAGGAAGAGAGATTCATCTGTAG
- the rpmG gene encoding 50S ribosomal protein L33: MRVNITLACTECGERNYISTKNKRTTTERVELKKYCSRDKKQTLHRETK, from the coding sequence ATGCGAGTAAACATCACGTTGGCGTGCACCGAGTGTGGCGAGCGTAACTATATCTCCACGAAGAACAAGCGCACCACTACTGAACGTGTTGAACTGAAAAAGTATTGCTCCCGTGACAAGAAGCAAACCCTTCATCGCGAGACGAAGTAA
- the secE gene encoding preprotein translocase subunit SecE, giving the protein MVDATKSGGGKVGFLSRIGASFRRTGGFFSDVMSELKKVRWPNRKELTTYTLVVLVTVVLLAIFFFVVDLGISRLIDLILGT; this is encoded by the coding sequence ATGGTTGATGCGACGAAGTCAGGGGGTGGCAAAGTGGGTTTTTTATCACGAATCGGAGCCAGTTTTCGCCGTACCGGTGGTTTTTTTAGTGACGTAATGTCCGAGCTAAAGAAAGTCCGTTGGCCCAACCGTAAAGAATTGACGACCTATACGCTCGTTGTTCTTGTTACGGTTGTGCTCCTGGCAATATTCTTCTTCGTCGTTGATTTGGGTATCTCGCGCTTGATCGATTTGATTCTAGGAACGTAA
- the nusG gene encoding transcription termination/antitermination protein NusG produces the protein MEKAWYVLHTYSGYENKVKTNLEKRLESMGMEDKIFRVLVPTEEEVETKDGKKRTVTKKVFPGYVLVEMVMTDDSWYVVRNTPGVTGFVGSTGAGSKPTALRPEEADTILKQMGIEIPKIRVDFALRDMVRVTDGPFSNRTGEIIEIYPDRQKVRVLVDIFGRETPVELDFTQVQKLD, from the coding sequence ATGGAAAAAGCATGGTATGTACTTCATACGTACTCAGGTTACGAAAACAAGGTGAAAACCAATCTGGAGAAGCGACTCGAGTCGATGGGCATGGAAGACAAGATCTTTCGCGTTCTTGTTCCCACTGAAGAAGAGGTGGAAACCAAGGATGGTAAGAAGCGCACCGTCACGAAAAAAGTGTTTCCTGGATACGTCCTTGTTGAAATGGTGATGACGGACGACTCTTGGTATGTCGTGCGCAACACCCCTGGGGTTACCGGCTTTGTCGGATCCACGGGTGCTGGCTCTAAACCGACAGCGCTGCGTCCTGAAGAGGCCGATACGATTCTCAAGCAAATGGGAATCGAAATTCCCAAGATCAGAGTCGATTTTGCTCTCCGCGATATGGTGCGCGTCACAGATGGTCCGTTTTCCAATCGCACCGGGGAGATTATCGAGATTTACCCGGACAGGCAGAAGGTTCGCGTGTTGGTGGACATCTTCGGTCGCGAAACACCGGTAGAGCTAGACTTTACACAAGTTCAAAAATTGGATTAG
- the rplK gene encoding 50S ribosomal protein L11, whose product MAKKVIRVIKLQIPAGKANPAPPVGPALGQAGVNIMGFCKEFNARTESEVGMIIPVEITVFEDRSFTFITKTPPAAVLLKKAAGIESGSGVPNKTKVATLKRDKVREIAELKRPDLNAASVEAAMRMVEGTARSMGIVIED is encoded by the coding sequence GTGGCTAAGAAGGTTATCCGCGTAATTAAATTACAAATCCCAGCAGGTAAAGCGAATCCTGCACCTCCAGTAGGTCCGGCTCTCGGTCAAGCTGGTGTAAACATCATGGGATTCTGTAAAGAATTCAATGCTCGCACTGAAAGCGAAGTAGGTATGATCATTCCGGTGGAAATCACCGTGTTTGAAGACCGTTCTTTCACTTTTATCACAAAAACTCCTCCAGCTGCAGTTCTGTTGAAGAAAGCTGCTGGTATCGAGTCCGGTTCTGGCGTACCAAACAAAACAAAGGTTGCTACGCTGAAGCGTGATAAAGTTCGTGAAATCGCAGAACTGAAGCGTCCTGACCTGAATGCTGCATCCGTAGAAGCGGCTATGCGCATGGTAGAAGGTACAGCTCGTTCTATGGGTATCGTAATCGAAGACTAA
- the rplA gene encoding 50S ribosomal protein L1, producing MAKKGKKYQEAVKLVDKNKVYEVAEGVELVKKAATAKFDETVEAAFRLGVDPKRADQQIRGAVVLPHGTGKVQRVLVFAKGDKAKDAEAAGADFVGDADMIAKIQGGWFDFDVVVATPDMMGEVGKLGRVLGPKGLMPNPKTGTVTFDVTKAVNEIKAGKIEYRVDKAGNIHAPIGKASFDADKLVENLAALTEALNRAKPAAAKGVYMRNVTLSSTMGPGVRVAVK from the coding sequence ATGGCGAAAAAAGGTAAGAAATATCAAGAGGCTGTAAAGCTCGTTGATAAAAACAAAGTATACGAAGTAGCTGAAGGCGTTGAGCTGGTTAAAAAAGCAGCTACAGCTAAATTCGACGAAACTGTTGAAGCAGCGTTCCGTTTGGGCGTAGATCCTAAGCGTGCTGACCAACAAATCCGTGGCGCAGTTGTATTGCCACATGGTACTGGTAAAGTACAACGTGTTCTCGTATTCGCAAAAGGCGATAAAGCGAAAGATGCAGAAGCAGCTGGCGCAGACTTCGTAGGCGATGCAGACATGATCGCAAAAATTCAAGGTGGCTGGTTCGACTTTGACGTTGTAGTAGCTACTCCTGATATGATGGGTGAAGTAGGTAAATTGGGTCGTGTACTCGGTCCAAAAGGCCTGATGCCAAACCCTAAGACCGGTACAGTTACTTTCGATGTAACTAAAGCGGTTAACGAAATCAAAGCAGGTAAAATTGAGTATCGTGTAGACAAAGCGGGTAACATCCACGCTCCTATCGGAAAAGCATCCTTCGATGCTGACAAACTGGTAGAAAACCTGGCTGCTCTGACTGAAGCACTGAACCGTGCGAAACCAGCTGCTGCTAAAGGTGTTTACATGAGAAACGTAACCCTGAGCTCCACTATGGGCCCTGGTGTACGCGTAGCTGTAAAATAA
- the rplJ gene encoding 50S ribosomal protein L10 produces MAEIRPTVIREEKVQAINEIATKLRESQTTVVADYRGLTVAQVTELRKQLREAGVEFQVLKNSLTRLATEKESLTELDQYLTGPNALAFSKDDIIAPAKVIAEFAKKNDKLEIKGGVIEGKVVDAEQIKALASLPNREGLLSMLLSVLQAPMRNVALAVKAVAEQKEGQGA; encoded by the coding sequence ATGGCAGAAATTCGTCCAACCGTTATTCGTGAAGAAAAGGTACAAGCGATCAACGAAATCGCAACTAAGCTTCGCGAAAGCCAAACTACAGTGGTAGCTGACTACCGCGGTCTGACAGTAGCACAAGTAACTGAGCTCCGTAAGCAATTGCGTGAAGCTGGTGTTGAGTTCCAGGTGTTGAAAAACTCCCTGACTCGTTTGGCTACTGAGAAGGAAAGCCTGACTGAACTGGATCAATATCTGACTGGACCAAACGCTCTGGCGTTCTCCAAAGACGATATCATCGCTCCAGCGAAAGTTATCGCTGAATTCGCTAAGAAAAACGACAAGCTGGAAATCAAGGGTGGCGTTATCGAGGGTAAAGTAGTTGATGCTGAGCAAATTAAAGCTCTGGCTTCCCTGCCGAACCGCGAAGGTCTCTTGTCCATGCTTCTTTCCGTCCTGCAAGCTCCAATGCGCAACGTTGCACTGGCAGTCAAAGCAGTGGCAGAACAAAAAGAAGGTCAAGGCGCGTAA
- the rplL gene encoding 50S ribosomal protein L7/L12, which yields MSKEQILEAIKGMSVLELNDLVKAIEEEFGVTAAAPVAVVAGGGAEAAAEQTEFTVNLVSGGASKINVIKVVRELTGLGLKEAKDLVDNAPKTLKEGVSKDEAESLKAKLEEAGAQVEVK from the coding sequence ATGTCTAAAGAGCAAATCTTGGAAGCCATTAAAGGCATGTCCGTTCTCGAACTGAACGATCTGGTTAAAGCAATCGAAGAAGAATTCGGCGTAACTGCTGCTGCTCCTGTAGCTGTAGTTGCTGGTGGCGGAGCAGAAGCTGCTGCTGAGCAAACTGAATTCACTGTAAACCTGGTAAGCGGCGGCGCTTCCAAAATCAACGTAATCAAAGTTGTTCGCGAGCTGACTGGCTTGGGTCTGAAAGAAGCAAAAGACCTGGTAGACAACGCTCCAAAAACACTCAAAGAGGGCGTTTCCAAAGACGAAGCAGAATCCCTCAAAGCAAAACTCGAAGAAGCTGGCGCTCAAGTAGAAGTAAAGTAA